In Juglans regia cultivar Chandler chromosome 13, Walnut 2.0, whole genome shotgun sequence, the DNA window CTCTCTATTCCGAGTTCTCCATGCATCTACTCTGTTTCCCTAGTTGTGGATTCATTTGAGTAAAGTTTACGTTTTGAGCATTAAAAGAAAGAACAGAATAAACAGCTGGAATAGCTCAGTTGGCTAGAGCGTGTGGCTGTTAACCACAAGGTCGGAGGTTCGAGCCCTCCTTCTAGCGTTTTTATTTTGTGCTATAAACCCCAacttttttgtttgtgttttattCAAACATGACCCGCACGTGCTCATAGGGATAAACTCGGGTATACACAAACAGTTTGGTCAAATAGAACAACGTTGTTCACTTGTTTGTTTACTTTGGCAAAAGAAGTACGGTGTACCAGAACAGACCTGAGCTCCTCTCCGTTCCCTTGGATCAGACGGAGACAGAGGCACTTTGACTCAGTTCTCTCATGGAAGCATCAAAATCGTCCTCTACGGAGGTCATCTTAGAAGAATGGAATGGTTCTTCTTCCACCAAGCTCTCCAGAACTGCCACCATTACTGCTTCCCCTTCTCTCTCCGTCCAaaggttgtgttttttttttcgttgttGGGGCTTTTCGTTATTAGGCTTTATTCGTTTCGTTGACttgttttacttaaaaaatacacGCAGGTCTGGTGGCCGATTCCACCATGTTTGGAGACGGGTTCTCCAAGCATTTGTACCCGAGGCaagttttttctctctttctttttttcttaatctccTCTAGTGTTCTTTCAGAAACGAAAATCAAGCCCGATGTTTGTCTCGTTAATCTTGGTTTCTCAAAGTGCAGGGTTTTCCTAACAGTGTGACTCCAGATTATGTACCTTTTCAAGTCTGGGATTCACTGCAGGTaaaaaagatcaaaatcaaaacatggtAATGGATTCAGAGGCATCGTAAGAAAGAATGTGGGAAATTGTCGCTGACTTACGTATGTGGCTGAGTTATTTTCTACAGGGCCTTTCAACGTACATTCGGACCATGCTTTCGACACAAGTATGCTCTCTATACGTTTGACATTTATAAGTTTCGATGCATTGTCGAAGGCCCGCTGATGGTTACTAAAACATGGTGcgctaaaatcaaattttaggctCTTCTTAGTGCTATTGGAGTTGGTGAGAAATCCGCGACTGTAATTGGTGCCACATTTCAGGTAAGCGTATGCATGCGAAACGTGCATAGCGTATATTTCagtttaaattgattttatttgggatgTTTGTGTTAACAATTGTCCTTCCCAAGCAGTTGGAACTTGGGAGAAGggtttattcttttattaagtTTGCAATATGTTGACTATAAATTTGGAACATTGAACAGTGGTTTTTGAGGGACCTAACTGGAATGCTTGGAGGCATTTTATTCACATTCTACCAGGTCAGTGGTTCTATAATTCTGCTTATTTAATTACATAGAAGATTTTGACTTTGTTTTGATTAATATCCCCTAGAGCACTTAGGGTACTTCGCTAGATGGATCTCACTCAATCCGAAccaatttcttttatgttcaaTGGTTTAGATTTTGCCACATCATCATCTTATCACTTCAGAATTCAAACTTAGTGCGGTAAACATGGTAATATTAAGATAATACATATTTGAATCTCAAAGGATGCATAGTTAGATGGATAaccttcaaatatatttttattaatacaatcgtttacatatcaaaaaaatatatatttgcatccaCACATTATGAAGAAAGATAGATTAACAAACAAATCCATCTTTCTTCATAGAGTTCTGCTACATTCAGTCAATTTTGCGTACTCTTTGCGCactctattaatgtgattggctaaaacagttattttatattaaaaaaaaagtgatgcagCCAATCACAATAGTGGTTATGGGCCATCTCTTTTGGTTATGGGCTGTTAAACATGTTCACTTCCTACTTAAGGATTCTGTCCGCATGATTCCTCCTTAAACATATTTTATCTGCTGTGTGACTCTCTGTTCTTCAGGGCTCAAACCTGGATAGCAATGCCAAAATGTGGCGTTTAATCGCAGATCTTATGAATGATCTTGGTACGTTCTCATAAGTTGTTGTGTCTGTGTGTGTTAGGGGGGGGGGTGCATATGCAGGCTGACAAACCTCCTTTTTGGCTTCGGTTTGTTATTTTTGTCTTCAAAGCTGGACAtggacatttaaaaaaatgtcttcAAAGCTGGGCAGTTTAATTttcaataggaaaaaaaaaaagtgcatacTATAACGTTCCGGGTTTAGTATGAGAAGATGGTggatgggatcccacattgcttaaaaGGAAAAGGTTCTTATGATTTATAATGGTTGATTTTAATTATACCTTGATTGCTTCTTTGGGTATAAGCTCATATACGGCTTGGACTTGGACATATACGCGTGAGTATTATTGTATGTTATGAAGTGCTAGTTCTAAATAATATCGCTTTGCCCGTTAATAGCTGGTTGAACCTGTGGCCACTGATTTGGTGGACAATGACCAGAATGGTTGTTATAACGGTTTCAGGAATGTTGATGGACCTGGTTTCCCCCTTGTTTCCTTCAGCTTTCGTGTTTGTAGTTTGCTTGGGGAGCCTATCACGATCATTCAGTAAGTACTCATTTTCCTAAATCATACATTCTGAAGAACTACAAGTTACTGATGgcttctaattgattgtttACTTCTGTTGCCATGTAGTATAAAAGTTACATCTATCCTTTCCCCATGGGTGTTACTGGTTGTGAGTTTTGAATCATTGGAATACTATTTCATTTTTACAATAAGTTTCTATAAGTAATAAAAGTTCATTGCCAAATGAGTCTGGTATGCAGGAATTCTTTTTTGCTATATAGCTTTACATATCTTGCTAAAATGTCTAAATCtatcaaaataaatgaaaaatgatgatgCAAAGGAGCAGTTTTCAGAATTTTTAATTCCATCTTTTCCCATATTGTTCACAATCAGCTGGTGTTGCTGGTGGAGCAACTAGAGCTGCTTTGACACAGCATTTTGCCCTTCAGAGTAATGCTGCAGATATTTCTGCCAAGGTACTGCTGCTGATATTCTAAATACTGGACGAGAACCATGTAAACTTAAATCTAATCAGTTGGAGTAACTGTTGACTTGCTTTTGTATGTTGCTGATAGGAAGGAAGTCAAGAGACATTGGCAACAATGATTGGCATGGCTTTGGGAATGCTTCTTGCTCGGATTACAATGGGGCATGCACTAgctatttggttttcttttctgtCACTCACCCTGTTCCATATATATGGTAAGTTATATACATGACGGCTGCAATGGAAGCTTCTCTTTGACCATTGCACCTGACATGCAACTTCCAGGAGCCCTTATGACATTTTAATCTGACTTAAGTTTGCCTGGAGTTAATTATAGATATAAGACTTTGAGATGCTGCACCTGTTCCAATGTTCTCTCCAATTTTTGTTAAATTgccttatttaatttttaatctggCTGTGTGTGGGTTTTTTATTAATCTTGGTTCagaaatatttcaattttttggcAGCAAACTACAAGGCTGTCCGATGCCTTGTCTTAACCTCACTAAATCCTGAGAGGAGCTCAATTCTTTTGCAGCATTTCCTGGAAACTGGCCAAGGTAGGTCCTGTGGTTGCTGTTTCCCTAGGGCCGGCTAAGTTTTTACTTCCCTTTTCCTGCCATTGCAACTTATTGTCAAATCGAGCTCCTGAATTGAAGTGATCCAAATAACCAGAAATTATTTGGCCCCTGTAGTCTGTACGTTGTCAAAGTTCTAGTCACTCCATATCATTGTAGGGTCAACTGATGCCATTAACAGATTCAAAGCCAGGCTTGCCATGACTTTCCTCTTGAACATTGTATTCTCAGTTATTAATTCGCTTTTGTTCTGCTCTTGTACAAAATTCCGTGTGCCATACTGTAATTTTTCTAGTGCAATATTAATGCCTTTTAATTTAACACAAAATTACTACAATGTTTTTCGAGGCTTGATTTAAATTTCTTAACGCCTTCATTTTATGTTTCGATGGCATTTTAGTACTTAATCACCTCAATCATTGGACCACTCAGTGCAATTTCTGTTTTATGTTCTGTGTTTTTTCAGTTCTCTCACCTGAAAAGGTCTCTAGGATGGAGCATGTACTACCCGCATGGACCACTTCATGGAGCTCCAAGAGTGCTAAACAGATACACATGCAAGTACACTTAGGTGTAAGGGTGTCTTCTCTTAATCACTCGGAACTGTGAGTTTTGAAATCCATTCATCTTATTAACTTCACATGAAGGTTCCTTTACGGTTTATGGGTTTCCTTCTTGATTACATATCCAAAGAAAGGAGTTCGGGTTTCCTCTTCCCTCTAGGACTATATGTTGTTCAAAGAGCAGCAATGTGCTGCTTGCACTTCtgcaacaattttttttgtgagGGCACCTCAATTGTATGATCACACTTGTAACGGAGCCCAACACACTATACTGCTAAGCTGACATGAATATCATGTGGATCAATTATTATATAGATCCTGTTAGATCTCTCAAGTCATTATTGTACAAAATTGACAAATTAAGCAATACTTTTGAACAGGATGGACCTGTTGCATTCTGCAGGATCTCACTACAAGAAAGGTTGAGCTCtactttatataaaaatgaattttctattaaaaactCTAGCTCATCAGTTGTTCTTTTGGTCTGACTCTTCACAGCAAAGTATGTGCTAGTGGAGAAGCAGGGAATTGTCCATGCTACTTTGCATAAAGACTCGACATCTGCAGATGTCTTGCAGTCATTTTTTCATGCCCTTGTTATGGCAAATCTTACAGATAAAAACAAGTCTGTGCATTTGGAGAGCCAATCATGGATGGATAATCATTACGAAGTTTTTATTCAAAAGGtacatctttaattttttatcctcTACTTCAATCAGTTCATTTTTGCATCTTTAATGACCCAATAGGATTGTGCGTGCTGCCCATTTGGAAGAATGGCATATACATTATCATATAGAGTGCCAACTGgattacttaaaattatattcttttctaTGATGGGTGAAACCAATCTCCACTGTTGGGTGGGATATCCAGTACACCCTTGATCTTGGCATGTGTTGGACCCCTCTCCTGGTACTGATCCATAAAGATTGAGGGTTGCAGTGGATTCTCCAAATGCAGTAGAGTATATGTTCTATGTATTATTTATTGGCGAAGTCCTGCACCTCTCCATACACTGGTGTggctgcaaaaaaaaaatcggtttCTGTAGGAATGAAAAAGGAGCTGAACTCAtggaaatatattagtattctaCTGTGATAATTCAGAAGCACAAGATTGTTGTTATGTCGTCACTTCTATATATCGTTTATGGTTCAAATGCTGTATGaattgttttctttcattgttttaCAGCTAAGGTCCTCAGGTTGGAAAACAGAACGACTTCTATCACCTTCTATTGTTTGGAAGGCAAAATGGATCTGTGAGCCTTTGGATGCAAAGATGGACTAGGTGATTTGTTTTTATCGCATAAAGATAGTGATATGAGGTGAAATTAGTGCAACTTGCCATGATACGGGGCCATTGATCAATCTTGGTTATTCGGTACAGAGAACTGTTAGATGACAATCTTAACAGAGGAACATAGTCAGTCATTTTTGGCTCCATTGCAGTTCTGGCTGATAAGGATCTATCCCAAGCCTCTAGGCGGATGTGGAGATTTTGTTGGCATTACGCATACGATTATTTGTGAAGAAATCCATACATCATGGATCTTATTTATCACCATGTGTTGTTTTAAATTAAGGTTTCAACAACTctattactgataaaaaaaaaggtttcaacAACTCTATTATGAAACACGCAACTTGCAACATTCCAACTTTTCCTATTCATCCATGCATTTGATATGTCAAACGAGTCGACCAAATTCAATTTCAAGCATAGAACGACAGTAGTAGCAGTCTGGATGAGTTGGTCTCTGTCTCTTCATTTTGAGCTGAAGTACTCTTCTTGGAAGTCAGAAATAACTTGATTATGATTTTTGGACATCTTTGTATGTCATTTACATTAAGctgtcttcttcttttattattcaGTACCAAGAAATTTACAATGCTTTTGAGCGAACTGTATCCTGTTGGCTGTGAAGCTCTCACAGTCACGTTGGATTGATTACTTGTGTTTTATACAATTTCCAGACAACGATCTTTCAGCAGCATGATTATTTTCGATGCCCTGATGATGCCATAAGAAATCCAACAGCtacaataaacataaacaaCATACTGACAAGCAATATATATGTTCTTCGTGATGATTTTCGATACTCTCCAAAGAGTAGGATGGCCCAAAAAGTGCTCACGAGTGGAAGTGCCTGATATCACACCAAATTGAAATGAGCACTGAGAAGTTGGTGAACGTGCAAGTGTGACAGGCACACCCTTGTCCAAGACAATAAGGGGTGGTATTTAAACTGAAAACGTCACTAAggaaaatcatataattttatagtcaAGTATTCGCATGCTATtttgtaaatgaaataaaactaaccTGAACTGCATCTGCAGCTGCATATCCTGCAGCTTCACCTCCCATAAATTGGAGACCATTGCCAAACCCACACAAAAACCCAGCCAAAAAGGCCCAGCCTCGGCCGTTCCAGTCTCTCAGGTAAGCCTTAAGGGACGATCTAGGTAAATTTAGTACAGGGTGGTAAAGGAAGGTGATGTTTAGAATGATGGCAAGGACAAAACAAGAGACTGAGAAGTAGAAAAATGTAGTATAGACTGACAAGTGAGGAACCCCTTCCTTTAAAGTGTGCCATTGGTCATTTGTCGCCAAATTGAATGCTGGTGAGAATAGAGAGAAGGAGACACCAGCAAAGAAAGCTATGGCCAGTCCAATTAAAGTGCTCTTCCCAAACACCTGCAATCAGAATCATACCTATACATTACATTCATGGATATATATTTGTCTATCTATGCATAATGGTGTGCAATtccttcaaaaaagaaaaaagcaggCCAACCAACTAGCATAGAGGTTCTTGGCAGCCATGAGTTCATAACTTCAAGAATAATTGCCTCAAATTTATTATGTGCAGGTGGGAgacgaaaaaaatgaaaattccatatttcaaaattaacaatatatacgTCGAATCAAAACCACCCACCTTAATAGCTCTTCTGTTCTCTAGTTCTATGAGAAAACCAGCAGTCCCGGCTTTGGCTTTATCTGCAGAACCATTTCCattttcaatactattgatgtccaatattaaaagaaaaaggtagAATTaccaatttattataaaatgaaaggaGCCCaaacatagaaaataaaagtCTAGAGAGAGTTCCTTACCATTGTTTGTAATTGTTTCTTTAGACATGGAAACATCCATAGCCCTGGCAAAAGGTTCAGTTTGTAGATGCATCAGCGTAACATGAGCAATATTgcttgaagaggaagaaaagaacgTGTGATGCTGGAGAGATTTTAGTGGAAATTGACCTAATCCATGCAAAACCATGGCAAGGAAAACCATGAGAGCAAAGATAAGTTGAAAAACAGCCATCAAGATTAGGGTGAAGAGAAAATTACAACTGCATTTCCTttccagagaaaaaaaaaaatctcttaaaaACTTTAGACAACACTAATTATCGTGACGAGAAACCTTTAGCTCCAAATCAGCACAATTCCATTCATAACTATGAAGGAAAGAGGCATACTCAGCTCCAACTATACAACCACTTGGCAAATTTTTTAGCTTTTCTTTATTATCAGCTGCATTGGATGCGTGAACAGCAGAGCCAAGACAAACCGCAGCCAAGAAGCAACCAACACCAGTGAAAAGGATCTCAGCTTTGTTGATTTTGTCATCCAAAAAGTAATTCATTGTTGTGCCTGTCACAGTTGGAACAAAGCCAATAATGAAAGCAGACATCTTGCCAggcttttatttcattttcctgAATTCCATatccaaacacacacacacacacactgcaTGCGTATTGACATgcctctgagagagagagagagacctataACAACGGTTATGCTTGCAGTGATCACTTGTGTCACTGATAAACCAACAAAAGCCCAAGCATACTGTGCAGACAGATTGCCAAGGCTGAGCACCACCCCACCAGCCATTGCAAACAAAACAGAGGGCCAGTTATCCTGCATCAAGAACTCTAGCAGAATCATGAATCGGTTGTAACTGATGTGATGCCATTGCACCAAGATTCATGTCCAAGTATGCAGCATCAATCAACTCAGAAGATTCAGAACTACTTCTATGTGAAACACAGCACAATTAAGATTAATAATGCTTCATAATTAGTGCCTCATGGAGGATAGAATGTTAATTTATGTAGATTGATAGTCTTCTGTTCATATATCTACACCCAGACTTTCTGATGGTTTCCACCTATCTAACAAAGCATTAAAACAGGGCTATCAATCTACTTACACTGGGCTGGCAGCTCCATATTTAGTTGTTCACAGTTACAGCTAAATAGTTCACAGACATTAAGGTTCCCAGCCCACATAGAGATGGAAAGATtaactgttttcttttttgtttttatactgATATTAGGCGGTACTTGTGCCTCtattcatgtcacatgcatggTAAAGGTGATAGCCCCAATCGACAGGTGgactggagagagagagagagagagagagtgagagagagagagagagagcaaagtaCAAGGTTGGCATGTATGTTAAAAAAGGTTGTTTTTTAACCACAATGGGAGCAAACAAAATTGGGATTACATATATTAAGTCATATGCATGTAAAAGGTTAAAAATGTCTTATATTCATCCTTctttgaaaggaaaacaaacaaacagcCATTTATGGTAGGTTCTACTTTAGCATGTGCCTGATGCCAACAACAGGACCAGTTCATGCCATCAATATTTCCTTCCCTTGTGAGAGGCCACATTAGAAGAATattgaaacattaaaaaaagaagggaaaacaACATAATTTGCTTTAAAGGATGATAATTCACAACAGTTGTGCCAAAAATGCTTTGAGAAATACGAAGATGGTAAGAACCTACCACAAGGCAGTCATTATCGGCGAGGACTGCCTTTCAAATGCTTTGAGAAATACGAAGATGGTAAGAACACCGCCTTTAATATCCATTAGGAACTCACCTGAGAAAGTTGAGTTAAGAAATTGGGTGAATCGTTTGTGCCCTTGCCTATCTCCCCAAATGTTAAAGCAATAATTACAGCAGCCAAGAGATTTGTGATCGTGTAGTCAAGGTAAGTATGTTGAGGAAGACGACCACGTCTTTCCAGGAGAGTCAGAATAGCAGGCCATGTGCCTAGGAAGATCAAGGCAAGCAGCATACATACAATGGCACCTCCTTTGCTCTCCACGATGTACACTTTCAATCCCCTATATATAATCCTCTCAGTTGATAGATTTATCGATGAAGGTATTCCAAAGAAATCCTGCAGGGAGAGGCAATATGAATTACTCTATTTTATCTGCCTTTCCAAACACATCAAGTATAACACTCGCCACTCAGTTTGATGGCCAATATTAGCACTTGGAATGATTCCAGCCCATGAAACAGGATGGGAATTCACTTGCTAAAAACATCTGAAATGCATGGGTGCCACCATAAAGGGAAAAATATAAGCGTTGACtataaatgagaaagaaagcGTAAATCTCCATATACAAAAGGAAATTGAAGGGAAGAGATGATTCCAAATCACTGATTTTTTGGGAGGCCAAATTATACAGAAAACCTACCATTACAGAAAATCCAATCATaagacagaagaagaagaagaagaagagtggaAACCCAGCTGCCCTCGTCGTCCACCACTCACGAATTCATGAAAATAATGGAGTGTTAGTAGAAGAACACAACcgaacaaaaatctcaaaagtaTCTACAAACCATGTTTATGAGTGTAAATTATAACTAACAGTTGTCATTGACATTGAGATATGGAGACGGTTCACCTACCAATAAAAAACTGTTGCAAAATTATCTGGGACACCACAACAGTTGACAGAGATCCCCACTCACatcacaatcacaatcacaaCCTCAGACTCCCATCTAGGAATCTTCCAAATATACCCTgaaccaaaacagaaaaaacaaacaacaaactGTTTTACTTCCGAAGTGCAAAATGTGAGGTGTGTTCTAGGTGAAGAAATCTTGATGGGAGAAAGGGCGAGCAGATGTATGAAGATCACGAGTGTAAGCAACGGAATTAACTACCAAGGTCAAATGGGGCGTTTAGAGAATTAATGAAACGGTACGTTTGAATTCATGTAATAACAAGGTTTTGTTAAACGGTGCGTTATCTATAATAAACCGACGTCGTTTTTGTTCTTCTTGTTGTAACAGAAATAAGAGTTAGTTAGAATCTGTTAGTCTGTTAATTCTTACGATTGTTCTATAAAAAGAAGGATAGGGTATAGGCAGAGTATCGGgaaaattgagttgagtttgatTGTAAGGAGCTTGGAGAATGCTCGAAATTCTCTTCTACAAATAAAGAAAGATTCCTGCCTCTTCTTTGTTACttcttgaattgtttattggcTTGTATTCTGCTTTTTCTTGAGTTCCAGAGAAGAAGACacataacaattggtatcagattGGCGATCCATGGTTGAAAGCACGCGCGCAGCTGCTTCGAAGGCTCAGCAGGAAGCTGTTTTGAAGCAATTAGAAGACCACAACCATGCTATTAATAGCATTCACGAAAGACTCGATCAATTTTCTGATATGTTGAAGTCATTGGTTGAGTTTCAGCAAGTTAACTCTCGCAGGGAGGAGAATCATGAAGAAACTTCGTTTGGTAGGCGTTTGAATCAAGAGGAGAGGTTTCCAAGGGGCATTAGACTCGACTTTCCCCATTTTGATGGCTCTAATCCAGGAGCATGGATTTTTAAAGTAACACAATACTTTGAATATCATCAAGTTTCGATGAATCAGAGACTTTTAATGGCTTCATATCATATGGAGGGTGAGGCCCTCGTATGGTATCAAGATGCAGTGGATGGGGGTATCTTTACAATGTGGGAATCCTTTGTAAAAGCCTTGCTGGTCAGGTTTGGTACTACAgcctatgatgatcctatggagtcCTTAACACGATTGAAACAAGTATCTTCTGTGGCTATTTACAAAGCACAGTTTGAAGCCTTGTCCAATAGGCTGAAGGGGTTGTCAGAAAAGCATAAACTAAGCTATTTCATGAGTGGCCTTAAAGATGAAGTTCGACTTCCTGTAAAAATGCTTAACCCTATAAATCTTAATGCTGCCTTTGGCCTTGCTAAGATCCAGGAAGAATATGTTTTGGCATCAAGGAGGTCTTGGAAAAACAACACAGCAGTGCCTGTTAAGAGCCATGGGGAAATTGTGGATGATAGTTCCAAGTTTCAGAAGCATGGGGTACCAACAAGGAGagttttttcttcacaaatggatgagaagaggaagaaaggccTCTGTTAtcattgtgaagaaaaatggaatcaCAGTCACGTGTGCAAGAATCCCAGAGTTTATTTGATCCAAGCGGAGGAG includes these proteins:
- the LOC109014367 gene encoding protein root UVB sensitive 3, which codes for MEASKSSSTEVILEEWNGSSSTKLSRTATITASPSLSVQRSGGRFHHVWRRVLQAFVPEGFPNSVTPDYVPFQVWDSLQGLSTYIRTMLSTQALLSAIGVGEKSATVIGATFQWFLRDLTGMLGGILFTFYQGSNLDSNAKMWRLIADLMNDLGMLMDLVSPLFPSAFVFVVCLGSLSRSFTGVAGGATRAALTQHFALQSNAADISAKEGSQETLATMIGMALGMLLARITMGHALAIWFSFLSLTLFHIYANYKAVRCLVLTSLNPERSSILLQHFLETGQVLSPEKVSRMEHVLPAWTTSWSSKSAKQIHMQVHLGVRVSSLNHSELMDLLHSAGSHYKKAKYVLVEKQGIVHATLHKDSTSADVLQSFFHALVMANLTDKNKSVHLESQSWMDNHYEVFIQKLRSSGWKTERLLSPSIVWKAKWICEPLDAKMD
- the LOC109014369 gene encoding ureide permease 1-like isoform X3, translating into MIGFSVMDFFGIPSSINLSTERIIYRGLKVYIVESKGGAIVCMLLALIFLGTWPAILTLLERRGRLPQHTYLDYTITNLLAAVIIALTFGEIGKGTNDSPNFLTQLSQDNWPSVLFAMAGGVVLSLGNLSAQYAWAFVGLSVTQVITASITVVIGTTMNYFLDDKINKAEILFTGVGCFLAAVCLGSAVHASNAADNKEKLKNLPSGCIVGAEAMDVSMSKETITNNDKAKAGTAGFLIELENRRAIKVFGKSTLIGLAIAFFAGVSFSLFSPAFNLATNDQWHTLKEGVPHLSVYTTFFYFSVSCFVLAIILNITFLYHPVLNLPRSSLKAYLRDWNGRGWAFLAGFLCGFGNGLQFMGGEAAGYAAADAVQPHQCMERCRTSPINNT
- the LOC109014369 gene encoding ureide permease 1-like isoform X6, with product MILLEFLMQDNWPSVLFAMAGGVVLSLGNLSAQYAWAFVGLSVTQVITASITVVIGTTMNYFLDDKINKAEILFTGVGCFLAAVCLGSAVHASNAADNKEKLKNLPSGCIVGAEYASFLHSYEWNCADLELKVSHKAKAGTAGFLIELENRRAIKVFGKSTLIGLAIAFFAGVSFSLFSPAFNLATNDQWHTLKEGVPHLSVYTTFFYFSVSCFVLAIILNITFLYHPVLNLPRSSLKAYLRDWNGRGWAFLAGFLCGFGNGLQFMGGEAAGYAAADAVQALPLVSTFWAILLFGEYRKSSRRTYILLVSMLFMFIVAVGFLMASSGHRK
- the LOC109014369 gene encoding ureide permease 1-like isoform X4, whose protein sequence is MIGFSVMDFFGIPSSINLSTERIIYRGLKVYIVESKGGAIVCMLLALIFLGTWPAILTLLERRGRLPQHTYLDYTITNLLAAVIIALTFGEIGKGTNDSPNFLTQLSQDNWPSVLFAMAGGVVLSLGNLSAQYAWAFVGLSVTQVITASITVVIGTTMNYFLDDKINKAEILFTGVGCFLAAVCLGSAVHASNAADNKEKLKNLPSGCIVGAEAMDVSMSKETITNNDKAKAGTAGFLIELENRRAIKVFGKSTLIGLAIAFFAGVSFSLFSPAFNLATNDQWHTLKEGVPHLSSLKAYLRDWNGRGWAFLAGFLCGFGNGLQFMGGEAAGYAAADAVQALPLVSTFWAILLFGEYRKSSRRTYILLVSMLFMFIVAVGFLMASSGHRK
- the LOC109014369 gene encoding ureide permease 1-like isoform X1 produces the protein MIGFSVMDFFGIPSSINLSTERIIYRGLKVYIVESKGGAIVCMLLALIFLGTWPAILTLLERRGRLPQHTYLDYTITNLLAAVIIALTFGEIGKGTNDSPNFLTQLSQDNWPSVLFAMAGGVVLSLGNLSAQYAWAFVGLSVTQVITASITVVIGTTMNYFLDDKINKAEILFTGVGCFLAAVCLGSAVHASNAADNKEKLKNLPSGCIVGAEAMDVSMSKETITNNDKAKAGTAGFLIELENRRAIKVFGKSTLIGLAIAFFAGVSFSLFSPAFNLATNDQWHTLKEGVPHLSVYTTFFYFSVSCFVLAIILNITFLYHPVLNLPRSSLKAYLRDWNGRGWAFLAGFLCGFGNGLQFMGGEAAGYAAADAVQALPLVSTFWAILLFGEYRKSSRRTYILLVSMLFMFIVAVGFLMASSGHRK
- the LOC109014369 gene encoding ureide permease 1-like isoform X2 translates to MIGFSVMDFFGIPSSINLSTERIIYRGLKVYIVESKGGAIVCMLLALIFLGTWPAILTLLERRGRLPQHTYLDYTITNLLAAVIIALTFGEIGKGTNDSPNFLTQLSQDNWPSVLFAMAGGVVLSLGNLSAQYAWAFVGLSVTQVITASITVVIGTTMNYFLDDKINKAEILFTGVGCFLAAVCLGSAVHASNAADNKEKLKNLPSGCIVGAEAMDVSMSKETITNNDKAKAGTAGFLIELENRRAIKVFGKSTLIGLAIAFFAGVSFSLFSPAFNLATNDQWHTLKEGVPHLSVYTTFFYFSVSCFVLAIILNITFLYHPVLNLPRSSLKAYLRDWNGRGWAFLAGFLCGFGNGLQFMGGEAAGYAAADAVQFKYHPLLSWTRVCLSHLHVHQLLSAHFNLV
- the LOC109014369 gene encoding ureide permease 1-like isoform X5, which codes for MIGFSVMDFFGIPSSINLSTERIIYRGLKVYIVESKGGAIVCMLLALIFLGTWPAILTLLERRGRLPQHTYLDYTITNLLAAVIIALTFGEIGKGTNDSPNFLTQLSQDNWPSVLFAMAGGVVLSLGNLSAQYAWAFVGLSVTQVITASITVVIGTTMNYFLDDKINKAEILFTGVGCFLAAVCLGSAVHASNAADNKEKLKNLPSGCIVGAEAMDVSMSKETITNNDKAKAGTAGFLIELENRRAIKVFGKSTLIGLAIAFFAGVSFSLFSPAFNLATNDQWHTLKEGVPHLSVYTTFFYFSVSCFVLAIILNITFLYHPVLNLPRSSLKAYLRDWNGRGWAFLAGFLCGFGNGLQFMGGEAAGYAAADAVQ